The genomic stretch atgactcaaatgtaaattgcaccattggagatgctctaatatAACATCCTTCATCAaactaatcataaaaaaaaacaaaaatttccaacaacaacttcttttcttttccagtttgttagttttttttttttcagaaatgaAGAAGAACAAAGACGCTATCGATCCAACCAACGGCCGCCTCCCAGTCACAATCTGCTTCCACCGCCAACATCTGGCCGCCTTTCACCAAGCGCCGGACTCCACGGACGAATCGCAATCCAACCACGAGCACCAACGAAGCCACCACGCCGGAATCTCACACCGTCGACAAATCACGGCCATGCCGTGACTCCGacgtcaacaacaacaacaccgcgCAGATCCCTCCAATTCTGCTGTTGAACAGCCCTCACACCGTTCGTGCCGACGCGTTTCCACCCTCTCCATCACCGGTAATATCTATAGCAACCAATATGTCTATTTGATTCGAAGATATGATTTTGTTATGTGTATAGGTGTGTTTGCCTTTTTGTTTACTGTTAAAAGGAAAGGAGCTTCATGGAAGAAGAAGATATATTTTGTGTGGTTGTTGTTCCACAGGTGCACTCTGGGATCCTCTCCTTccctctccatcctctctatttctctcttgattaaattttgttttttattgatgAGTGAGAGTGAAattaagagagatagagagaatggagagggaaggagagaaaaatgaaggagaggatccaagtccTTCCACATAGGATCCGTTTGGTTgggagtagatggaggggaggagatatttataaaaatatgtgtttggttcattttttataaggggaggggaggggaggagagcAAAATCCCTCCTAGACTCACTTTTTGCTCCCGGGGAGAGAAGATTTAGTAatcataattatattattttccctattttaacctcaattatttttttaattccaagattgtccttattgaattattaaagaaTATATTTGTTCTCCATTTTATTTcacgtttatttttttttattgtgcgGTTGCTATTTGTGCGTTGTTTCTCTCATgtgagtttttttatttttattttgttgaagttccctttttgatattatattattatttttataataataatttacttataCTTATATACTTATATCGGTTCTTATATATGATAATAATAAGActtttttattatactattaataattataacaacAATATACAATGtatgcaaatataatatatttatgttataaataaaaattttaactctaatattatttatttaatttttttaatattctaattttattttatttatttttaattataggaaTTATTTTACTGGGTTAGATGAATCATAAGATCAGATAATAGTTTGGTTTGCGTTGAAGATATATAGTTCAACTAATGTATGTTGTTGTTTACGAGTTATATTatggtttatgaatgaacaagtttttattaagaattatttttactaagcacaaataataatatttataaggataaaaaggtaaattgattttaaaatctctctcatccccttgtgaaccaaacatatttgttgttaaaaatccctcccctcctctcctttgaaccaaacatatatctaGTTTAATTCCCTCCCATCCCTTCCCCTCTATTCCCCTCCTCTCGATTAaattctctcccctcccctcccctccgttgaaccaaacagAGCCATTAGAGAgaagattcaatttttttttttgttttgctaACTATGTagaaatattgtttttttattttatttttcttttatttttgtattatgACACATCTCAGGACATGTGTCGGCTTATGTATGCTTGTGACTTAAGTATTTGAATTGGTCAATGAATTCATAACAGAGTGGTCCGCCCCACACATGCTACTGTTGTCCAAGTTCTTTTTTGTAAAGACAAGTTAGAGTTTTTATGGGTTTTGGGCCCTAATTTCTACATTTATAATTCCTCACTCCCTATTTTAATGTTTTCTAacctatttctatttttttttacccATTATATTTCTGCTTAATATTTGtttgttaatttaattttcaatattaaaaatacaaaaaaaatgtaTAGATAGATTTTATTTTCcactattattaaaaaaaaaacgctaaagatatgttgtttattttaatttcccttttagaatttagtGTGGTTTATATTTTAGATTCATATTCTTCTATTATTCATGTATCACTTCATGCATTGTTATTTTGCTAATGTTTTCTTGTTTGTGCGAGGTACGTTTTGAGGCATTGGACTATTATTATGGACATTTACAATTTTACTCAATTCTTGTATATCTTTACTTTCATTTGGGttttgtaatagttaattaggaatttttattttctgcactttatttTCCTGCAAGGTTTTTGTTGTAATCCCccaatcccgaagccatgtaatgaCGTAGAACTTTacattccgcactttaattttctgTACATATTTAACTACTagcttaataggattgtatgacaaGACTAATAATTGAGCATAGATCAATAActtcaaattaaaaataactgAATATAACACACTCGCACGCACTCACCTCTAAGGTTTCCCCTCTTTGGTTGTCTTTCAGAAATAATGGTCAAGTACCACGAACGTAGAGGTACTTTAGCAAAACGATGACCCTCAAATttatcatcataaaaagatcatagtccctcgatgtcCCTCGGAGTTGCCTACGGTAAATGATCTCGTCCCCCGgaaaaaatgatgatagtcccgctaaCTTGCTAAAGTATCTCTTCCTGTTGTCTACTTTGACTatagatgacccttcgatgacccgtacatccaatAAAAGAAACTAATCATCCataaatggtatggttagtcctaAGGAATGTAAAAAGGAtagaaaataccaaactttgggtaaattacttttaatttgcttgctcaatcaaaaacaaataaaaaaagatttttcatATCACTCTTCAAAAACAAAGGCTACACTTTtattacaagttaaagtcctttttcAAACCTTTTTTAAACGCACCTTACACTTTCAAGACTTTTTTTAAGCAAGCAACCAAAATTAACAAAGCAATTTAAGAGCCAGTAgtaaactacggatgaaaagggtgctaacaccttcccttttcataacttaccccccccccccccgaaccCAAGTCTTTTTAAAAAAAgagtctttcctgttctttttacccttcctaaaattggataaaataaaagtcggtggcgactcatgctaacCGCAACAATATTTTGCGAAGTCAAaacaaaaaagtcagttctcccaccgtgttacaaaaTGCACGTAGGAGCCATCTCACACGGCACTTACCTATAAATGCTACAATGGaggcgccatctcacatggcTGATGCACTTTAGCAATTTCTGAAACCTGGTTATTTACGTAATTTTTCCCGAAACGTGGTTATTtacgtaatatttttttaatacatggttatttaaaaaaaattattgcattaaataaatcaatttcttcttcaattttaattttaattttgtttaatgaaTCAATTTAATTTCAATGAATCAATGAGATACAGTTTTTACTTTCAATTTAGTTTCATAGTTTCGTTTTTTGAATCATTAAATTTTAGAGATGAGGAGGTTTTTGGTTCCTAGAACAAGTATTGAGAAAGTGAATGTTAACCAAACAGAAGCCGAAGTAGAAGAAACACCCCCTAATCTGGCCAATGAGTTTAATCCAAATGAGATTGTGTGTGATCCAGGATGTAGGAAACAAATTCATGAGTATGCTCTAGATATTCAAGATCAAGTGAGGAAGGCATATATATTGAAGGGTCCAACGCAACCAGATTTAGCAAGATTTCCTCGTACTCAATTTAGGAAGTCTTCAAGAGCATTATGTAAAGCATGGTATAAGAATTATACATGGATTGAATACATTGAGTTGAAGGATGCAACTTATTGTTTCTATTGCTTTCTCTTTAATCCGCTCAGGAGGGCCGAACACTTTGGTTATGAAGTCTTCAACAAATacggatttaaatatttgaagcATACATATAAAGGCTTTAAATATCATATTGGTAGTCATGATAGTAAGTACAATTCATGTATATGACgattataataatcaaagacaAGGTGTGACAAGTATCTTTGCTAGAGCAACTTGGGAATCAGAAGAATTGTATAAGATCTGTGGCCATGGCATTGCTTTCCGTGGCCATGATTAAAGATCTACTTCTTTAAATAAGGGAAATTTTAGAGAGACGGTGGATTGGGTAAAATCTAATGATGAAAAAGTGAGAGATGCTTTTGATCGTAGTCCAAAAAATTGCACAATGACTTCCGGTGACATTCAAAAGGAGTTTGTAACGTGTTGTACACATGAAGTTACCAAGGTGACATGAAGTCATGTGTTGACCTATCATTTTGGATGAAGTCCAAATGACCCTAAGATTAAGGGAGTTATCAAAGATGAAATATTTGAATATTAATGATAGTGGTGAAGGCTTAAGTGTCTCAAGAGAAATGAGTAAGAGTAAAAGAAACCAGAAGGGGAAGAAATATAGGTCAAAGTCCAAATACTCCAAGGTTTTTGATAAGTCAAAGTTTAAATTCTTCACTTGTCAcaaaattaattagttaaagaAGGATTATTTCAAAATAGGAAACAAGAGTGATTTTGTTCTAATTGCGGTTGCCTCAAATGAAGATGGTTATGAAAGTGTTGGCACACTAGTGGTAACAAGTTTTGAGACAAACAAAGGTTATATTAAGCACTCAAGATGCTCTTATAACATGTATCCAATGAAAGAATATTTTGAGACTTTAGAGCTAGAAGAAGGTGAAGTCATTTAACTCAGAAACAATAAGGTTTGCAAAGTTCATGGTATTGGTACATTCTGGCTAAAAATATTCGATACTATGAGTTCCTTCTACGTGATGTGAGGTATGTCCTCAAAATTAAGTGAAATTTACTTTCCATAAGAATTTTTTAGAGAGATGGTGGATTGGGTAAAATCTAATGATGAAAAAGTGAGAGATGCTTTTGATCGTGGTCCAAAAAATTGTACAATGACTTCCGATGACATTCAAAAGGAGCTTGCAACGTGTTGTACACATGAAGTTACgaaggtgattatggaagagcttgGTGATAGACAATTCCACGTGCTTATTAATGAGTCACGTGATATATCTGTCAAAGAACAAATGGAGGTGATGTTGAGGTTAGTACAATGAGTTTGTTGTTGAAACTACTACAATTATTaacttaaacttgtaaatttcatTCAAATTTAGATGAGtacatttgaatttttatttatatttctaggTTCTTGAGCGATAAAGGGAAAGTTGTGGAATGATTTATTGCTCTACATCATGTCAAATATACTACATCTGAGGCACTAAAGGATGCTCTTTATGGTATTCTCGATCGTTACACGTTATCTATTTCAAGGATACGAGGGAAGGGATATAATGGGGCTTCAAATATGAGAGATGATTTTAATGGTTTACAAAGAAAGATTCTATGTCCATTGTTATGCTCATCGTTTGCAATTGGTGGCTGTGTCCGTTGCTAGTAGTTGCTCATCTATTCATGTTTTCTTTGAGCACATATCCTTGATTGTAACCACAACAAGTGAATCTTGCAAGAGAAAAGGATGCTTTGAGGGAGGCACAATACCAAGATATTTTGAATAGACTTGAGAGTGATGAGATATCTCAAGGAAAGGGCTTGCACCAATCATCTAGTCTCGCTAGACACGGGGATACTAGATGGGGTTCACATTATACTACCTTGATTCGTTTGGATCAGACTAGTCCTCCGTGTTAGAGGTGCTTAgtattagagctgtcaaaatgggctactcGATCCTAAACGGGTCGGCTCTGAAGGGCCCTGGGCTTTTTAGGGCTGTGCCAAAAAGGCCCtgtgtaatatgggctcgagaattactacccgagcccgaccctagatgggcttcgggctacccgaccctaaataggtttttttatttaaaaaaattaaaataaaaactccataatattgattataaattaacttaaaaactatattattttatacataatacatttttaagtactatattatctcttataaatactataatgtgtttctaaatacaatatatgtgtaaattgtataaaataatacttgaatagttAACATAAgataaaaactaatataatacgatgaaataatattgattatattaatgtatattatttaaaagagaaagattgaataaaatagagataaaatttagtgaggtgAGCAAAATGAATGTGCTATTCGGAgtaagacaatataaatattaatatatattttttaaattttttaattatgcgGGCCTGATGGGCTACCCACGACCCATATAGGCTcgccctaatgggtagcgggcgTTTCAGGGCTGGGttaaaaaggccctgaaaaatatgggctctaattttaaggcccaagccctatgattttCCGGGCCTGGCGgaccggcccatatgggctagctcattttgacagctctacttaGTATTGATGAAGATGGACGTGGGCCATCTCAAGCGGCATGTTTGATAGAAAAAATTGAGAGCTTTCAATTTGATTTCATTTTGAAGCttatgttaaagttgtttggtatcaCAAATGAACTTTCAAAAATCTTGCAAACCAAAGATCTTAATATTGTGCTTGCTATGGAATTAGTTGATGATGTTAAAGCTCGGTTGGTTACATTGAGAGAGTGGTTGGGATGATTTATTTAATGATATCCAAGAATTTTGTTTTGCTCAAAGTATTTCGGTGCCAAATATGGATGAAGAAATACCAGTTCGGGATCGTTCAAGAAGAGAAGGGACGACTGTCACTAATCTTCACCATTACCGTGCAAAGATTTTTTATATTTCTATTGACAAAATATGTGTGGAGATGGATCATCGGTTTAGTGAAGGAAGTAACGTTGTGCTGGATTGCTTCTCCTGTCTTGACCCCAAGAACGCTTTTTCCAAGTTAGATGTTGATAAGCTTGCTCATCTTGCT from Vicia villosa cultivar HV-30 ecotype Madison, WI linkage group LG4, Vvil1.0, whole genome shotgun sequence encodes the following:
- the LOC131598298 gene encoding uncharacterized protein LOC131598298, producing MRRFLVPRTSIEKVNVNQTEAEVEETPPNLANEFNPNEIVCDPGCRKQIHEYALDIQDQVRKAYILKGPTQPDLARFPRTQFRKSSRALCKAWYKNYTWIEYIELKDATYCFYCFLFNPLRRAEHFGYEVFNKYGFKYLKHTYKGFKYHIGSHDSKYNSCI